The sequence ACTTCTGAAAGCACAACAAGGCTTACCCACCACTGGACATCAACAGAGTCTGCGTGGAGAGGGTTCCAGCATACAGACTTCTTGGCATGAACATTGCTGAGGATCTTTCCCGGACCATAAACATCTCAGTAGCAGTCAAAAAAGCATAGCAGCAACTCTCCTTTTTAAGGATCCTAAAGAAAAAACACCTGCAAGAGCAGCTGCAACTGTCATTCTATTGCTGCTCTATTGAGAGTGTGGTGATATACTGCAACTCCACCTGGTACACCAGCAGCTCAGAGGTAGACAAGAAAGCCCTCCAGAGGGTGATCACATAAAATCATCAGCTTCTTTCTGATTTCCTTAAAGAAACCTTATACATCACACTGCCACAAAAGGGCAGCAAACATCCTAAAGACCCCTTCTCACCCTGGACATCACTTATTTAAACTACTGCCCTCTGGCTAATTATTTAGGTCCATACCTTTGCAAAGCAATAGACTTAAAAACAGCTTCTACCCTAGCACCATATGGGAGCTAAATGCTGCTGgcttgtgaacacacacacatacacataaattgAAGCATGGCAACAATATAAACCAGgaatttttttacacaaaatttATAAGTTTGGCTTCTCTGTATACCTCAGTATGTGTCTATTCATATATTAATCAGTATGTTAACATTCTGCTGCactttatattctatattttatggCATGTTTATATCCCATGTGTTAGGAACCtctgggacagttccctgccattccaccagagggggtgctggcaggtgagtCATCATAGCCTGCTTTGTTGTTTGTATATTCCCTATGTGTTTTGTGCCACGCCCCTCCTTTTGTTCTGATTTCCCGCCATGTTACCTGTTCCCCATTAACCCTAATGTTCTGGCCTATATATCGGAGCCCTTTGGTACCTGTCTTTGTCAatcattgtttgtttgtctgtctgtctgtttgtgcgTTCGCGCATTTCCATGCTCACATTATGGTTTGGTAATCATGTTTATTTGCCCCATGTCTTCTGTTAGTTTGTTTGATCCATGTTAAAGCAGCGCTTCGTTTTATCCTGCATATGGGTGTTACACTGCATTCGGAAGCTCGCAGCTCCCACAGAGCTCGGGGTTCGATCCCAGCTTCAGGTGGTGTCTCCTGGATGTTACACCATGACATTTTAAGACCTTCTCACAATATGCAACCCCTATGTTCAACTACTGTGCAACAACTTATTTATATCTACattaatagtatttttatttcattattttacttGTTAAAATGGATGTATAGTTTGCACCATATTATATTTGAATTGCACTGTAAGGACTGCTCTAATTTCATTGTACTCTGTATAGTGACAaaagaatcttgaatcttgaactacattatagcagctataaaaggTGCTATAATGTAGTTCACTTaggtcacttttttttgtttcatatcATGAAAACTAGGCAACATTGTTTAAAATAACTGGTCCTTAATCTGTGTTACTTATGATAATGACAATTTCCTTCATAATGAAAAGGAAAAGTTATATAAAATTGTTCAATCTCTATAGGTTATGCTATAAGGTCAGTGCAGCGTGCACTTTATTCCTGTAAATGACTAATGTATATCTTGGCAGTTTTTGCACCTTAACAGTCTCTTCAATGTTCCtgttacactgcacacacacacacacagacacacacacacacacacacatactctctttCCTGAAGTTCAGTAGCTTGTGCTTTTTATTAAGCGCAtgagacattttattattatcttaatAAAAATTCTTATACATGCATctttctcagatttttttttttcagtttaacTTGATAAACCCTAGGTGTTATTCAATAAGCAAAAcgtaatacaaataataaaagattataaaatatatagaacCTGCCTACATTGTTAAGAATACGTGAGCACCATGAGTGAATCACACCCATTTTTGAGTAACTGGATCCACAACCCAAAAAAAACTTTGTATGCTGTATGATTCACTcagtgtggttgtttgtctatgtgtggccctgcgatggactggcgacctgtccagggtgtacccctgcctttcgccctatgtgtgctgggataggctccagcagacccctgtgaccctaggagtcctaggaataagcgggtatagacaatgaatgaacgaatgtaTGATTCACTCATATCCGAACAGCTAGATTCCTTTTCACTCAGTTCCTTATAACTATATCAGAACTCCATGAACTCTGGTGTGATCTAAAATTCAATTTTCATTTAGTTCCTTAAAACTAACTTTAGCCACACCAAGAGCCTTCTTCAATTTCATATCATGAAAACTTGGTATccttgtttaaaataaatggacCAGAATCTGCAATATACATATTAATAACCATTTTCTGTATAATTACAAGGAAAAGCTATATAAAATTGTTCACTCTCTGTAAGTTATGCAATAAGAggagtgcagggtgtgtgttatttctgtaAATGATTAATGAATATCTTTCTTGCACAAAAGACCTTTATATGCTCTATCATTCAGTCAGATTCATAAAACTTtcttaaaacacacaatattaggcaaatCCCTCCCAAAATCAGACAGGTCATGAGAAATGTGATCAAAATTAAGAAAACAGGAGAGAATAAAGCAGCCAGTATTGCTTCAGACATCAGTGAGAATGACCAGATACAAAAAGAACATTCAAAACAGGATCAATGATCATCGGTACAGAGGAAGAATGAAATTTATAGAAAAAGAGCAGCTATTTTTATTCTCTTGGCAAAGAAAAAGTTTCTGTGACAAAAAGTACTAAAAAGTAACTAAATGATAAGGGTGTGTGTTATCTGTATtccaactaactaactaactaactaactaactaactaacctgTTCCATGGAAGGGTGGTATGAGGTCAAGTCGAGCCAATTGGCTTTGAAGGTCATTTTGACCATATATGGGTGACGCAATTCACAGTGAAATGATACCTCGTTAATCCTGGATTCTGATGCTACATAAGGACACCGAGCTACTTGAGACAACACAAAACTAAGGGCTaagaagtaaacaaaaaattatCCCACTGTCATAAAGGGCATGTGTGCAAATttgtaaaaatgcaaaaaaagtcaaatataaaGAAAGCAGACTGAGGGCAAAGACAATAGTTGAgtattggtgtgtatgtgtgtgtgtgtgtgtagggcattCCAGTCCCTGAGTGTTgagagtctgatggcttgagggtAAAAACTGTTATATAGCCTGGTTGCGAGGGCCTGAATGTTTCGGTACCTTTTTCCAggtggcaggagggtgaagtgtgtgtgggaagggtgtgtggggtcatccataatgctgttggctttgcggatccAGAGTGGGCATCTGGAGAAAGGTCTTCTTTCagctaaataaaattgaacttgGATGGATCTGATGGTACCAGAATCAAACTGCTCAACCAGGGTACTTTAAAGCATGGATGTGAACATGGCTGGAGTAACAGTTACAGAAACCATGTCCAGGTTATCAAAGTTTTCTGTGACACAAAggaaagcaaacaaataaatcaattcaTTGTGCCTTTTAAAGTGATCTGACAGTTCAAGGCAATCAACCTCTGAAGGAGTGAAAGGCTTGTCTAATCTGAATTCCAGCTAATggcacagacaaacaaacaaaactgttaCTTGGAAGTATGGTGTAAGGTCTAAGACCACCCACTTTATTTGGTATAAATATGAGAGCGTGCAGCTTCAGTCTTATCCATAAACTTGCATCCTTCACAAGACATCTTTTGAAGAAGGCATTTTTTGCTACCTGCTTTGTCAGATCCTTGTAAGTGTGCTGTTTATTCTTGATTACATTATGTCGGTTTACTGTGTTTGTAGATTACTGCGTATGTAGATTATAGTATTACAGCATTATAGTTGCTGTTTATGTTGTTGATGTCTGtatgttaatctttaataatTGCATAATTCAACTCTGAACATGATGATGTCAGTGAAATCTTAGGGTCTCAAAGTTCTGTATTATGCCGGAATTTACTATGTTTAATGTTAGTGAAGGGGTCTCAGACACAGTGATACACCAAGAGCTGACATGAGAAGAGGAAACATAATGGAGAGACTAGTCTTGAGGGTAAACAGTTCAACCACATGTATCAAGGAAAGAtagaaaacaagcaaaaatataaaggcaaGGCAAGATCATACCTGATAAATCTATCCAGCTCAGAAGTTATATGGTGCAAACAGGAACTGGGTGAGGTAATCGACGAGATGATTAGAACACAGAGGATAGCATCTGTTATGTTATAGTCTGGGCTGGGTGTTGCACATGGTTAAGGTCAGTTAAGGGAACTTTTTGTAAAGCATTACTTTGAACATTAGCACACAGAGAGTCATCTAATGATACAATTGGTTGATCATGCTTCATGAGCTGAATCAGCAAATAATATCAGCAGTAGTTCATGCTTctggcattttattttttaaccacaaTTCTTCTTAAACATGCCTCTTTAttaagagaatttttttttacatttaaaccgTAATGTTTATCTTTTTAAGGTTAAGAGCAAGATCATGTCATACCTGGCAAATGTTGTTGAAGTCGGCGGGAAAGGAGGAGAGGCTTTCCATTTTGATGGCACTGAAAATGGATCCCTGTTGAAAAGGATCAGTGTTTGGGTCAATGAAACTACGGTGAAAGCTGTGACAGTGTGGCTTGCTGATGACCAGTCCAAACAGTATGGTAGGCCTGATGGTGATCTGAAAGAGTTTACATTTGAAGATGGAGAGCATCTCACCTCCCTTTCACTTTGGCCAAATCAAGATGGAAATCGTCTGGGTGCCATCAAATTCAAGACAAACCTCACCCGGGAGTTCCATGTAAGCGTGACAAATGGCAGGCTGTATCCAGAAGTTCCAGTTGATGTTGCTTCTGGGATCTGCATAGGAATCAAAGGACGCTCAGGTTGGGATATTGATCGCTTCGGCTTCATATTCATTAATACCATCAAATCTGCTGAGCTTACCAATGTTGAGTATCCCAACATTCATGAAGTGATCCCCAAGGTAAAAGAAATTGACATCAAATCCATGTCCTACCAGAACAACACTAATACAACTCAACAATACCAAATTGAGGCCTCCGAAAAAATCACCCCAACATCCTCCTGGTCTGTGACCGACCAACTGGAAATCACATTCTGCCTGAAAGTGAAGGCAGGAATTCCACTGCTTGTGGAGAGCTCATCAGGATATGAATTAAAAGTTGGTGATATAGGTACATATGCTTCGGTGACCACTGAAGAAAAAATGGAGTTCTTcccattttcttttaaagttcCTCCAGGTAAAACCATGGATGCGCGCACTGTAATTGGTGAAGCTAACGTCAATCTCCCATTCACTGGCATCATCAAGATCACCTGCTGTAATGACAGAGTGCTGGAGTTTGGAACCAGTGGAACCTACAAGggtgtctctttctctgatgGAAAAGTGGTTGTGAATGAATCAACCAAAACTCTTGGTGTAGCTTAGAGTTAATTtctcaaaatgaaaaatgtttgtatttgcTGTTAACttggtttaattgattttatttttaattattagctTGTCATAATGATACATACAGATACATACAGCAATGATTCCTACAGTTTATTCTGATAGTCCAGTGATGCAAGACTAACCAAGATtttctattaataaaaaattatttacaaaacatgCTGAGTAATTAACAAAACATATCACTTGATTATTTTTAGATCTAGTTTGACTGTAGCTTCATGTAATAATTGTATtcaattttctttttacatattCAGAAGATTATAATCTATTATGATTTCtatcaataaaatatatctcAAGTGAAACTAATGTTCTGACTCATTTTTGCACACTTATGTACTATTCTAGATGATTCTTGAGCACCACCACTAACCAGGATTTCTAGTTAGagtttaaaaaatcttttaagtTGCCTTCAAACCTTTGAAAGCTCTGCATGGAGTCCCAGTCTTCCCAGTAAAATGTTTCTATATTCTGGAGTAGATGAATACTCATACACTACTTGAGCACgtttaaacaaatgaacacaattttCACTTACAAGTACATTTTTTCTAAACTTCTATACTATAATTATTATCTTTTGCtttcatttaattataatttctcAGAACTTTGTCCACTTTGGCCATAATGTGTACAAGATTAGTTACTTCTGAGGTGTTTTTAAATCCTCATTAGGTATGAACACTTTAActaaacaatattaaaaacaacTGATTATGTTTTATGTCAGTAAAATCcacttgtattttttattatagaaatgGAGTTGCACAGGCTTTATTCATCTCAGTTAAGAGAAACTTCTAAAGCATTGCCatgtataaataatgaataactgGTTTTAATCAATTGGTATGCACTAGTTATTTGGAAGTATAAAGTCATCTaataaaaatttgaaaaataaataaatcagtaatctAGTAATACAACTGACTGATAATGCTTTATGAGCTGAATATGTTAATTATATTGGTGGTAGCTAGGTTCCATAAACATGCCTCTTTAACAGAAgaattatttttccattttaactTGGCAATTCctaaatgtttgtgtaagatCCCTGAGTGGGTGAGGGAGGGAAATGAGGACACGAGAGGCAGAAAACCAGTGGAACCTACAAGGGTTTCACTTACTCTGATGGAAAAGTGGTTGTGAATGTCCAGTGGTGCAAACCTACATCTCATTTCATGTTCTTTATATTTAGTTTGACTCTAGCTTTGTGTAACAATTGTATTCGattcttttatatttacatgttcaTTTATGATTTCCCTCAATAAAATCCATCTCAATTAAATCTAATGTTCTGActcatttttacttttacttaagtactATTCTAGATTCTTTTAGAACGCCAGCATCCCAGAGCACCGTGTCTTAACAAAGCTAACATGGGAAATCCTCTGGAGGAACGCAATGTTGACATGGCTGGACatgctctttattattattatagttatgtTTCATTTTAACTTGATAAAACTTAAATGTTTTGCAGGTAACCAAAAAGTAATACGAATAATAGAgggtaataaaatatatatacaaactatAACTATATTGTTAAAAGTATGTGTGCACATGATCAATCACACTCAGCTTCCAGTAACTGGAAATGATCCACAACCCAAAAAGACCTTTATTTGCTCTATGATTCAGTCACATCCACAGAACTAGACTCATTTTCATTCACTTCCTTAAAACTACACTACTCACAataagttaaggatattcggctttcgggtgaaatttcaggatgcacctaaaatgcactataacctttccaggtgaacttaatttgaccttctctacacttttgaatgcacatgtccaactgttcagtgtttcagtactttttgcagaacttgctgttccctaacaaggtgcttaacggtaaaattcacaactggtgtttgatccatgaatccaccaataaattttctggttccattagaattggtatttaaacagtcctcttcatcatgctgttcacattttgacatcatgagaccaagaccacacctaacaactgatcaacagaacctcgccattgcgaggcttcaaacaggatgttcttaagggaagtggccactgagcttagagtgtcacagagtgtcatcagcaggttgcgacagagatacagagagactggaagagtcacagaaaggcacagaattggacgtcctttggccagtCTAGTTGTGTAGAAATGACTGAATCAAAGAGCAAATAAAGGTCTTTTTGGGTTGTGGATCATTTCCAGTTACTGGAAGCTGGGTGTGATTGATCATGTGCACACATACTCTTAAGAATATACTTacagtttgtatatatattttattacccTCTATTATTCGTATTACTTTTTGGCATTTCCCTCCCTCACCCACTCAGGGatcttacacaaacatttagGAATGCTAggttaaaatggaaaaataattcTTCTGTTAAAGAGGCATGTTTATGGAACCTAGCTACCACCAATATAATTAACTCATGCTGAGTAGTTATTACTTTAGTTtctatagatattttttttcagtcaagtATTTACATAGGCACTTTGGTTTCTAGATATCCGATattggtttaaaataaaaattaaaaattttatttgttatatacaTAACAACATGAGACAGGTTTGTATTAGTTCTGGTGGactatgcacacacaaatacacacacacacacacacacacacacacacacctttcttggAATTGTGGCATAAGGTCCAAGACCACTAACTTTAACCAgaataaatatgaaaacatgCAGCTTCTGTCTTATCTGTAAACTGGCATCTTTCATGAGACAACTTTTATAGAATCGTTTTACATTTTAAGCCACTTCACTGATTAGTTCCTTCTAAATTCTGAAAACAGAGCATCAGTATTCATATATAATTCAACTCTGGCACAGTAACACAGCCGTAGCACAGTAACTCGGCACATTTTAACTGTTCAGTGAAATGCACTTGCAATGATTGAATAATATACATATCTATATTAGCAATATGTTTCCAAATGCTGAATGTACTGGATTAAATGTTAGATATTATCTCAGATTTACTGACATTACATTATGCTAAAGTTTGTTCATGTTTGCAAAGCATTACTCTATGTAAATAAAGAATGACTGGTTTAAATAATATTGGTTAATTCTTAAAATTAGCAACAATATATTGGAAAGacaatttgtattaaaaaaaaagaataaaaaagtaaaacagcTGCCAaagaaaattagaaataaaataaaataaaataaaaaatgcataaaatgtaataaaaagtaatgaataaaacttttacatataacatttaaacattaaacatcaaactttacagaaaacatttaaacattaaatctaaataCTGTAGTTTAATAACCTGTAGAAAtacaatatgtatatattgtaatgaTTGCTGTGAAATATTCCTaactaaaaacaaatttaagaaatacaaaataaaatatctacAAGACTTCCACTGTTTCAATTAAACTAATAAATTGTGCTTTCTTAACTGTTTCTGTGACAGTCTAAGgaaattgattatttaaaaaagacatAATTGCATGTGAACAGAATGTGTCAGAGGTGGACAGAGGCGTAATCTTAAACTAACAGGTTGTGTAATACTGCAACACAATAAAGGGTAAAATGTCACTGCCATGCGTGTACAGTTAGCTTTTTGGCATAACTGTGGTTCTAGAGGATCAAGTTCAAGGATTTGTTCAAATGCAAGAAGGTCATTCTAAGGGCCACATGAATGTCACTGTAATGACATCATGATGTCAATCCAGCCATTAGCTTTTCATATATGTGCATGTGAAAACCCATAGGTATTAATAAACTTAATTATACgttattcatattttatgcaTACACtggaataaaaaacatttgaccaattgattaaatataaatacaaattaaactaAGCAAGCagatatattttctttattctttatatctTTTCCTGTAGTTATTGCTTTGTTAGCATGATGAAACAATTCCTATTGTCTGTCATCCAGAAAACTGGGCAATGACAACTGTTCCCGCTTTTCCTATCAGTTTTGGAAATAGATCTGTTAAGTGGGTGCATGCTGCTCGGTCATTCCCCCGGTAATCTgtgatttcatttttaacaaatttGAGTCATGGGATGTCAACGGTGAACAAAAAACTGAATTATGGAAGAGTCAGACAGGATCTGTTTAGTCACCAGTGTAAAGTTAGTGAATTTATATCCTGCAAAGATATCAGTGATATCAGGTAAGAAAACATTTTGCCTGTTATTATCTGTAACAGCCTAACACAACGTTTTGTTTTGTGGTCATGGCTTTAATTTATGTAGCCCACACTACAAAAATTTAACTTTAAATAGTTTGTTtacccaccccaccccccaaatTTCTTGCTGCTAGTTCTGAAAAGACACAATTTCTTGCTTTTTATACCTGtttcaagtcaagaagctttactgtcatttcaagcacatatagctgacgcagtacatagtgaaatgaaacaaagtttctccaggaccctggtgctacacagactacataaaacatataactacaaaacagaaacaataacacagagctagaggcagaagtttgtcctagctacataaagtgcaacgtgtgcaaccaggtgcaaaaaggacaaagacaagacagtgaagaaacagaaagcaaaaaaacaacacaagacaggacacatagcACCGAAGAAACATGtgcaacaaaatgaaataaaatgtgcaaactcGAGAAACTGTAAAACCAGGTATCTAATAACACATATGttcataaacatatatatatatagcagcgTGACAGTAtgaattgtgcaaaaatacagtagtagcagttgaaaaagtgcaaataaaatttaaactgGTCAACATAAGTAGTGTGAGTCAGTgcacacaggtgagtgtgtctggttgtgagggcctgaatgctttggtacctctttccagatggcaggagggtgaagagtgtgtgtgaggggtcatccacaatgctgatggcttggcggatgcagcgtgtggtgtaaatgtccatgatagaggtacgagagactccaatgatcttctcagctgtcctcactatcacGATCCGAGATGGTGCAATTCCCGAACCAGGCAGCTACTCAGGATactcttgatggtccctctgtagaatatgttcaggatggggggagggagatgggctttcctcagcctccacaggaagtagagacgctgctgggctttcttggtgttaagtgaccaggtgaagttaaagctgagacccaccatggtcaTGTCATTGGCAAATATAATAATGTGGTTCGAGCTGGGCATTGTTGCAcatcgtgagtcagcagagtgaacagcagtgggtgagagcacacagccctgagtgGCCCCTAGTACCCAATCTGATGGTGTTGGAGATGCTATTCCCaatccagactgactgaggttTTCCGAtcaggaagtccaggatccagttgcagtgttcaggcccagcaggctcagattctcaatcaggtgctgagggatgattgtattgaatgctgaactgaaatctataaACAGCATTCGTATGTATGAGTCcttattgtccaggtgggtgagggccagatggaggagacaggaaaccgtagacttatTTGGTACGGGGACGATGGCTTGAGGCACGTAGGAGCAATGGCGCTGCTCAGGGAAGTGTTGAAGACgtcagtgaagacatccacTAGCTGCTTTACaaattccctgagcactctgccaggaatgttgtctggtccagcagacttccgcctgcatagagttctcttcacctCAGCCGTGGATAAACAGAGCACCTGATCATTAGgagagggatggtcttcctcactgCTACGCTGTTCTGTACCTTGAACAGAGCATAGAAGTcattcagcgcatctggaagggaggcgtcactatCACAGGCAAGTGATGAGGTCTTGTAGTTTGTGATCACCTgtatgccctgccacatgcgccagGAGTCTCCGCTTGTGCTTGTGGGGTGTGTGTCTTCGAGACGGTCAGATTACCGATGCACTTGTTGATGTAGCTGATCACTGATGTcatgtactcctccaagttgatAGATTTGTTTTTGGTTGCAGCAGACTTAGTACTGAAAAAACGTCTGAACAAGTTTACATTTGAAGATGGAATTCACCTCCCTTTCAATTTGGCCAAATCAAGATTGTCTGGGTGCCATGAAATTCAAGACAAGTCACTCCCGGGAGTTCTATGCAAGAAAATTGGTAGGCTGCACCGAAAAATTCCAGTTGATGTTGCTTCTGGGATATGCATGGAAATCAAAGGACATTCTGGGTGGGATATTAGGCTTTATACTTGTGAACATTGTCAAGTCTGCTGAGCTTACCAATGTTGAGTATACCACCATTCATGAAGTGATGCACAAGGTGAAAGAAATAGACATCAAATCCATGTCCTACCAGAACGACACTACTAAAATTCAACAATGCCAAATTGAGGCCTCCAAAAAATCACCCGATCATCCTCCTGATCTGTGACTGGCAAACTGGAAATCAAGTTCTGCCTGAAAGTGAAGGCAAGAATTCCACTGCTTGTGGAGGGCACATCCggatatgaataaaaaatggtGATAGGTACATATGCTTCGGTGACA comes from Hemibagrus wyckioides isolate EC202008001 linkage group LG02, SWU_Hwy_1.0, whole genome shotgun sequence and encodes:
- the LOC131370160 gene encoding aerolysin-like protein, with the protein product MSYLANVVEVGGKGGEAFHFDGTENGSLLKRISVWVNETTVKAVTVWLADDQSKQYGRPDGDLKEFTFEDGEHLTSLSLWPNQDGNRLGAIKFKTNLTREFHVSVTNGRLYPEVPVDVASGICIGIKGRSGWDIDRFGFIFINTIKSAELTNVEYPNIHEVIPKVKEIDIKSMSYQNNTNTTQQYQIEASEKITPTSSWSVTDQLEITFCLKVKAGIPLLVESSSGYELKVGDIGTYASVTTEEKMEFFPFSFKVPPGKTMDARTVIGEANVNLPFTGIIKITCCNDRVLEFGTSGTYKGVSFSDGKVVVNESTKTLGVA